TCTGGCAGTTTTTTATCATAAAAATCCTGCATAACAGAGGCATCAACTAAAAGATCGCGCCTTCTTATCTTATCCTCAAGATACTCAACATCATCAACAAGCTCTAAATTCTGTTTAAAGAAGCTGTATTTTAAGGATATGTCACCTGCCACCAGACCATCACGTATAAAAAGCTCACGACAGAGTTTTTTATCAATATCCTTATACTGACACAACCGTGACTGCACGATGGACAGGCCATAAAACTTATGGTGACATAGGCAAGAACAGCACCCTGTTTTGAGCTCCAGTGTGGCTGGGCATAGCTCTTTTTAATAAGATGGGCACCTGCCTGCTCAAGCCATAGAGGATTGATATCAGCCACTGTTCTTGCAAATAAACGTGAGGTCTCACTTATCTCACAGGCACAGATCCATTTTGGGGTCTTGCCATCAAGGCTCTGTCTTGAGAGCAGAAATTTAATGCCTCTGGCACCTGTATAGCTCTTACCCTTGATATCAAGCTGACCAATGTGCGAGAGCAGTCCTGCAATAATGGCTCTGTGTATAGCCTCATAGTCAGCCTCAACCTCATTGAATTTGAATTTAAGCGACTGCAGTGTGCTTTTAAGCTGTCGGTGCACATCAAACCACTCGCGCACTCTAAGATAGGAGATAAATTCCTTTTTAAGCTGACGCTTAAAGGCCGAGGCCGACAATGTCTTCTGCAATGAGGTCAGATAGCTATAGAGCTTTAAAAATGAGATAAAATCTGACTTTTCATCATTAAAGCGCTTGTGATAATTGTCACTGGCCTCTTTTTTATCTATAGGACGCTCTCTTGGATCCATAACGGCAAGAGCTGAGACTATAATCAAAGCCTCATTTAAAGATGAGTATTTGCCAGCCTCAACGAGCATACGTGCCAGGCGCGGATCACATGGTATCTTAGATAAAAGTGAACCTGTAGCTGTAAGCTCAATCTTGTCAGTACTGTTGCCAGAGGCCTCCTTAATAGCGCCAAGCTCCTCTAAAAGGCGTATACCGTCACTTATCTGTCTGTCAGTTGGCGCATCAATAAATGGAAATTCATTTATATCTCCAAGGCGCAAAGATATCATCTGTAAAATAACAGCAGCAAGATTGGTTCTTAAAATCTCAGGATCGGTATACAATGGTCTGCTCTCAAAATCCTCCTTTGAGTACAGTCTTATACAGATACCGTCACTGACACGGCCGCAGCGGCCCTTGCGCTGATTGGCACTGGCCTGTGATATAGGCTCAACAGGCAGCCTCTGCACCTTGGTTTTGGCGCTGTAGCGTGAAATACGCGCAAGACCCGGGTCAATTACATATTTAATGGATGGCACCGTAAGCGAGGTTTCTGCCACATTGGTGGCAAGCACAATTCTCACGCCCGTATGCTCTGTAAAAATCTTATTCTGCTCGGCTGTGGCAAGACGGGCATACAAAGGCAGAATTTCAGTATCGCGCAGGGTTGCCTTCTTTAAAAAAGAGGCCATCTCCATAATGTCACGCTCACCTGGCAAAAACACAAGAATATCGCCGCGCCCCTGCTCCATAAGATAATCTACAGCCTTTAGCACACCATGCTTTAAATCAGTCTCCTCTAAAATCTCCTGACCGTCACTGTCCACCTCTTTTAAAAGCGGCATATACACAAGCTCCACCGGATAGGTGCGCCCTGAGACCTCAATTATAGGAGCATCGTCAAAGTGTTTTGAAAAGCGTTCAGGATCGATGGTGGCCGAGGTGATAATAAGCTTAAGCTCAGGTCTTTTTTTAAGAAGATTTTTTTAAGTAGCCTAAAAGAAAATCAATATTTAAAGAGCGCTCATGGGCCTCGTCAATAATAATGCAGTCATAATTTAAAAGTAATCTATCACTTGCAGTCTCTGAGAGCAAAATACCGTCAGTCATGAGCTTTATATAGGAACTCTCAGAGGTCACATCGCTAAAACGGATCTTAAAGCCCACCGATCTGCCAAGATTTTCATGAAGCTCTGAGGCTATACGGGAGGCCACAGCACGGGCGGCAATTCGCCTTGGCTGTGTATGACCTATAAGACCTTTAATACCAAGGCCAGCCTCAAGGCACATCTTTGGAATCTGTGTGGTTTTACCAGAGCCAGTCTCACCTGCAATAATCACCACCTGATGATTCATAATGGCACTTACAATTCTGTCGCGCTCGGCACACACTGGCAGTGACATATCATATTCAAGCTTTGGCAGATTTTCCTGTCTTGATTTAAGATCATCCACAGCCTGTGCCGACATTAAAGCCAGGTCGTTTTTCTTTTCCTCAAAAAGCTCTGGTTTAATATAGCAGAGATCGTACAAAGCCTTTTTTATAAGCCTGCGTTTTTGATAGCTGACTTTATCAAGAGTAGCGCTTATGGCTTTGTAAAAGTCTGCATCTACAATATTTACATTATCTTTTTTATGTCTTTGAGATCTGTGTTTGTGCTCGTGCGTAACTGACATAGTATATTCTTATGCTCTGTTATAAAAAAATGTGGCTACATTCTAACAAAATATTATAAGGCCACAACAGCGCCATCTTAATTCTTGTAAAAAAGGCAGTGTAGCACAGCCCACCGCCCTTTAATCTTAAAAAAATAGAATGTCAGTCTTTAACTCTCATCCTCTTTGACCAATGTGGCACTAATGAGGCGGGCATTGCCAGGGCCAAAGCTGTTGATAAAGGATAAAACCTCTTTTTCAGACTGTGAGATAAGCTCAAGATGCATGGTTTTATCATCAACAAAGGTGATTTTCTGCTTGTCTGCCCAGATTCTGTCACTGACAAAATCAATAATCTTTGGATCTTTAAACTCAATGATATAAAGCTTTGGATCATCAATAGGCAGCCCCATGCCCTTAAGTTCAATCTTTGGTAGGCTCTCCACTCCGTCTCTGTGCCCCTTGCTCTCAACTGAGTGAATTCTGTGCACTAAAAAGCAGATGGGATGGGTAAAACTATGCTGCTTTAAATCATAATAATGACCTAGTGTATACAAAGTATTGTTCATGGAGACAAGACGCACAGGCACATAATTGTATTCATTAAGCTCACGCTCACCCACCTTTTTATAGGTTATATTCAAAAGTGACTGCTTGCGCATGGCTCTTATAATGCTGTGTATGGTCTGAAAATGAGGACCATAGTCTATATAGCCCTTTTTGATAATGCCAAAGTGCTCAACCTTGTCTATATTGTCCCTGTCAGCTATGGCTGTAAGCTGTATGGCCATTTCAAAGATGGATGAGGTCAGACGCTTTTTGATATGGCATGGCACATACTGAGAACTAAGATCGGTACAGATAGATAAAAAGCGCAGCTCCTGTGCATTGATATCAAGCTGCTCTGCCATATAGGAGGTTAATCTGTAATAGCGTTTGCCCTTTTCTATACCTGTCTCAAGATTGCCTTTAACCTCGCTTTCAATATCAGCCATCAGACGCAGTACAGTCTGTGATGAGCAGTTAAGGGTATGAGCCAGATCTGACAGAAAATGTTTTGAATCGTCAGCCAGTAAAATTCTAAACAGACGCAGAAGCTTTATGGTAGC
The sequence above is a segment of the Anaerobiospirillum thomasii genome. Coding sequences within it:
- a CDS encoding WYL domain-containing protein, yielding MPKKIDQGATATIKLLRLFRILLADDSKHFLSDLAHTLNCSSQTVLRLMADIESEVKGNLETGIEKGKRYYRLTSYMAEQLDINAQELRFLSICTDLSSQYVPCHIKKRLTSSIFEMAIQLTAIADRDNIDKVEHFGIIKKGYIDYGPHFQTIHSIIRAMRKQSLLNITYKKVGERELNEYNYVPVRLVSMNNTLYTLGHYYDLKQHSFTHPICFLVHRIHSVESKGHRDGVESLPKIELKGMGLPIDDPKLYIIEFKDPKIIDFVSDRIWADKQKITFVDDKTMHLELISQSEKEVLSFINSFGPGNARLISATLVKEDES